The Punica granatum isolate Tunisia-2019 chromosome 4, ASM765513v2, whole genome shotgun sequence genome has a window encoding:
- the LOC116203329 gene encoding phospholipase A(1) DAD1, chloroplastic-like → MRLSLRPVHPCKFTLSESPAVRSCTTTVQSARLKKTSPDIHTKKTLEHLLHPLEHQTSSYNDARPVPVRLGRRWMEYQGIRNWDGLLDPLDDNLRCEILRYGNFVEAAYKAFDFDPSSPMYASRKFSKASLFERCGLPDTGYRITKNLRATSGIELPGWVEKAPSWVATKSSWIGYVAVCEDKREIARLGRRDIVIAYRGTATCLEWLENLRATLTHLPSVNGNNKLGAGGDVSCSQPMVESGFLSLYTSRSPAFPSLQEMVREEIMRLLHSYRDEPLSLTITGHSLGAALATLTAYDIQKNFSRQAPLVTVISFGGPRVGDWAFRSQLERQGTRVLRIVNSDDVITKVPGFTMDDRDDAPSNVADFPRWIRRCIADTQWVYAEVGKELRLCSRNSPYLKGIDVATCHDLKTYLHLVNGFVSSKCPFRATAKTLLTRHFSTERVGSH, encoded by the coding sequence ATGAGGCTCTCCTTGCGACCGGTTCACCCGTGCAAGTTCACTCTCTCGGAGAGCCCGGCCGTGCGCTCTTGCACAACCACAGTCCAGTCCGCGAGGTTGAAAAAGACCTCACCGGACATCCACACTAAGAAAACTCTAGAGCATTTACTTCACCCGCTCGAGCACCAAACCTCAAGCTACAATGATGCGAGGCCCGTGCCCGTCAGGCTTGGCAGAAGATGGATGGAGTACCAAGGCATACGCAACTGGGATGGGCTCCTCGACCCACTGGACGATAACTTGAGGTGCGAGATCCTACGATACGGGAATTTCGTCGAAGCAGCCTACAAGGCCTTTGACTTTGACCCATCGTCCCCGATGTATGCGAGCCGGAAGTTCTCCAAGGCATCATTGTTCGAACGGTGCGGTCTGCCTGACACTGGGTATCGGATAACTAAGAATTTGCGGGCGACCTCGGGGATTGAGTTGCCCGGTTGGGTTGAGAAGGCTCCGAGTTGGGTGGCCACCAAGTCCAGCTGGATTGGTTACGTTGCTGTTTGTGAGGATAAACGGGAGATCGCGAGGCTCGGGAGGAGGGACATTGTGATCGCTTATAGAGGAACAGCCACTTGTTTGGAGTGGCTTGAGAATCTACGTGCAACTCTCACTCACCTTCCATCAGTAAATGGAAATAACAAATTAGGAGCTGGTGGAGACGTAAGCTGCAGCCAGCCGATGGTGGAGAGTGGCTTCTTGAGTCTCTACACCTCTCGATCCCCCGCATTCCCGAGTCTACAAGAAATGGTCAGGGAAGAGATCATGCGGCTCCTCCACTCATACCGGGATGAGCCATTAAGCCTGACCATAACTGGACATAGCCTTGGGGCTGCACTCGCCACGCTTACGGCATATGACATACAAAAGAACTTCAGTCGTCAGGCCCCACTTGTCACAGTGATCTCATTTGGTGGGCCCCGGGTTGGTGACTGGGCCTTCCGGAGCCAGTTGGAGAGGCAAGGCACAAGGGTCCTACGAATAGTGAACTCCGACGATGTAATCACCAAGGTTCCTGGCTTCACCATGGACGACAGAGATGATGCCCCAAGTAATGTGGCAGACTTCCCGAGATGGATCCGCCGGTGCATAGCGGACACCCAATGGGTCTATGCCGAGGTGGGAAAGGAGCTCCGGCTCTGCAGCAGGAACTCTCCTTACCTGAAGGGGATCGATGTTGCCACGTGCCATGATCTGAAGACATACTTGCACCTGGTGAATGGCTTTGTGAGCTCAAAGTGTCCCTTCAGGGCCACGGCCAAGACGCTTCTAACTCGCCATTTTAGCACGGAAAGAGTTGGTTCACACTAG